A stretch of the Salminus brasiliensis chromosome 23, fSalBra1.hap2, whole genome shotgun sequence genome encodes the following:
- the cavin4a gene encoding caveolae-associated protein 4a, protein MEKRVDVMLGVEDESGQPVSALSILSLLERVSTIIDGVQASQQRMEERQQQLETSVAAVQSELVKLAQDHGATATTVDKLLQKARRVSAHVKEVRSRVEKQNVRVKKVETTQDELLTRNKFRVVIYQGETEVPSVAVTKTPKGAGLANVEVEPDEYEIPADLSSDEEYMVVEEAESSRAGRLKQTGLKGIENIKAAFSKENMNKTRERTRENLSKTKESLSKTSQTFGTKINTLGEKIIPPEQREKMRQSGERLKDNIAKKAPSIKLKKERAVAEGQEGAEAAVTPPKGRKSSAEVTYTEVVTESKREGPVSEEGATRISEEEPSRFTMETAQK, encoded by the exons ATGGAGAAGAGAGTAGATGTAATGTTAGGTGTTGAGGATGAGTCTGGTCAGCCAGTGTCAGCACTGTCAATCCTGTCCTTGCTGGAACGTGTCTCCACCATCATTGACGGTGTGCAGGCCAGCCAGCAGCGCATGGAAGAGCGCCAGCAGCAGCTCGAGACATCGgttgctgctgtccaatcagAGCTTGTAAAACTGGCACAGGACCATggtgccacagcaaccactgtGGACAAGCTTCTACAGAAGGCCCGGCGTGTGAGCGCTCATGTAAAAGAGGTGCGCTCACGTGTGGAAAAACAGAATGTCCGAGTGAAGAAAGTGGAAACCACACAGGATGAGCTTCTCACCAGAAACAAGTTCAGAGTTGTCATCTACCAG GGAGAGACTGAAGTTCCATCTGTTGCTGTGACAAAAACCCCAAAGGGGGCGGGGCTAGCCAATGTAGAGGTGGAGCCTGATGAGTATGAGATCCCCGCAGACCTTTCATCTGATGAAGAATACATGGTCGTAGAGGAGGCGGAGTCATCGCGGGCGGGACGTCTGAAACAGACAGGTTTGAAGGGGATAGAGAACATCAAAGCGGCCTTCTCCAAGGAGAACATGAATAAGACCCGTGAGAGAACCCGTGAGAACCTCAGCAAGACTAAGGAGAGCCTGAGTAAGACAAGCCAGACGTTCGGCACCAAGATCAACACCCTGGGTGAGAAGATCATCCCTCCAGAGCAGCGGGAGAAGATGCGCCAGAGTGGTGAGAGGCTGAAGGACAACATTGCGAAGAAAGCTCCCAGCATCAAACTCAAAAAGGAACGAGCTGTTGCTGAGGGCCAAGAGGGAGCGGAGGCTGCTGTGACCCCACCCAAAGGCAGAAAGTCCAGTGCAGAGGTCACCTACACAGAGGTCGTCACTGAGAGCAAACGGGAGGGTCCTGTATCCGAGGAAGGAGCTACCCGTATttcagaggaggagccaagcaGGTTCACTATGGAAACGGCACAGAAGTGA